A stretch of the Azorhizobium caulinodans ORS 571 genome encodes the following:
- a CDS encoding outer membrane protein assembly factor BamE, translated as MAPGRSAQRSASSLPVRRVSAATTAAALALAGLSLAACGSLPPMGVAAGNPPTGIVRTYQRGYVLSDGALEQVPVGSSREQVLLVLGTPSTVSTLNGDVFYYISQTEKRVAFLKPEITDQKVLAVYFGKDKRVTRIANYGLQDGKVFDFVSQTTPTGGEELSIIKQLISATDFSPGFAR; from the coding sequence GTGGCACCAGGACGGTCTGCACAGAGGTCTGCCTCCTCCCTTCCGGTCCGGCGGGTCTCCGCGGCGACGACCGCCGCCGCGCTCGCGCTGGCCGGGCTCTCGCTTGCGGCCTGCGGCAGCCTTCCGCCCATGGGCGTCGCCGCGGGCAATCCGCCCACCGGCATCGTGCGCACCTACCAGCGGGGCTATGTGCTCAGCGACGGCGCGCTGGAGCAGGTGCCGGTCGGCTCCAGCCGTGAGCAGGTGCTGCTGGTGCTCGGCACGCCCTCCACCGTGTCCACCCTCAATGGCGATGTCTTCTATTACATCTCCCAGACCGAGAAGCGCGTCGCCTTCCTGAAGCCGGAGATCACCGACCAGAAGGTGCTGGCGGTCTATTTCGGCAAGGACAAGCGTGTGACCCGCATCGCCAATTACGGTCTGCAGGACGGCAAGGTCTTCGACTTCGTCTCCCAGACTACCCCGACCGGCGGCGAAGAGCTCAGCATCATCAAGCAGCTCATCAGCGCCACGGACTTCTCGCCGGGCTTCGCCCGCTGA
- a CDS encoding threonine ammonia-lyase, which translates to MNAHARPIPTAADVDAAAERLKGVAVRTPLVYSPLLSDMTGGRIFLKPETLQRTGSFKFRGAYNRAVQIPEERRAAGVVACSSGNHAQGLAAAAKLLGMPAVIVMPNDAPALKRERTKALGAQVVGYDRVTEDRDAIANAIAAERGAVFVPPYDDPDVIAGQGTVGREICEDLAALGLSLDIVSANASGGGLMAGISLAVKARFPDALPLTAEPADFDDHARSYKSGIRERNAKPAGSFCDALLAPTPGEITFAVNSKLTGGAVSATDAEVARAVAFAFLELKLVVEPGGAVALAALLEGRIPARDKTVAIVLSGGNVDPETFEACLKTL; encoded by the coding sequence ATGAACGCGCACGCTCGTCCGATTCCGACCGCCGCCGATGTGGATGCCGCCGCCGAACGCCTCAAGGGCGTGGCCGTCCGCACCCCGCTCGTCTATTCGCCGCTGCTCAGCGACATGACGGGCGGCCGCATCTTCCTGAAGCCCGAGACGCTCCAGCGCACCGGTTCCTTCAAGTTCCGCGGCGCCTACAATCGCGCGGTGCAGATCCCGGAAGAGCGCCGCGCCGCCGGCGTGGTGGCATGCTCGTCGGGCAATCACGCGCAGGGCCTCGCCGCCGCCGCCAAGCTGCTCGGCATGCCCGCCGTCATCGTCATGCCCAACGACGCCCCCGCGCTGAAGCGCGAGCGCACCAAGGCCCTGGGCGCGCAGGTGGTCGGCTATGACCGCGTGACCGAGGATCGCGACGCCATCGCCAATGCCATCGCCGCCGAGCGCGGCGCCGTCTTCGTGCCGCCCTATGACGATCCGGACGTGATCGCCGGGCAGGGGACGGTGGGACGCGAGATCTGCGAGGATCTAGCGGCGCTCGGCCTTTCCCTCGATATCGTCTCGGCCAACGCGTCCGGAGGCGGTCTCATGGCGGGCATCTCCCTGGCGGTGAAGGCGCGCTTCCCGGACGCTCTGCCGCTGACGGCGGAGCCGGCGGACTTCGACGACCACGCCCGCTCCTACAAGTCCGGCATTCGCGAGCGCAATGCGAAGCCGGCGGGCTCCTTCTGCGATGCGCTGCTGGCGCCGACGCCTGGTGAGATCACATTCGCGGTCAACAGCAAGCTCACGGGCGGCGCGGTCTCGGCGACCGACGCGGAGGTAGCGCGCGCCGTCGCCTTTGCCTTCCTGGAACTGAAGCTGGTGGTGGAGCCGGGCGGCGCAGTCGCGCTGGCGGCCCTGCTGGAAGGCCGCATCCCCGCCAGGGACAAGACGGTCGCCATCGTCCTGTCCGGCGGCAATGTGGATCCGGAGACCTTCGAGGCCTGCCTCAAGACGCTCTGA
- a CDS encoding glycosyltransferase family 4 protein — protein MRVLVATDAWHPQINGVVRSLEQTAHEASNLGAELEFLTPQGFRTIPLPSYNEIRLSLATPRMIMRRIEAMKPDFVHVATEGPIGILVRRACIATKRTFTTSYHTKFPEYLRARAPVPERLTYAWLRSFHNAGGGVMVSTATLERDLEARGFKRLMRWTRGVDAELFRPRPEATLNLPRPIFTFVGRVAVEKNIEAFLALDLPGSKVVVGGGPALASLKERFPQAHFLGPKEGEDLAYVYSASDVFVFPSRTDTYGIVLLEALASGLPVAAYPVTGPLDVIGPEQGTIGILDEDLRTACLKALELSPLAAREFALRHTWRESARQFLDNVLIAHDIGPIARRYRLLRRPRILSRA, from the coding sequence ATGCGGGTATTGGTGGCGACGGATGCGTGGCATCCGCAAATCAACGGCGTGGTGCGATCGCTGGAGCAGACCGCACACGAGGCATCCAATCTCGGAGCGGAACTGGAGTTCCTGACCCCCCAGGGGTTCCGGACCATTCCCTTGCCCTCCTACAACGAAATCCGCCTGTCGCTGGCGACGCCGCGCATGATCATGCGCCGCATCGAGGCCATGAAGCCGGATTTCGTGCATGTGGCCACCGAAGGGCCGATCGGCATTCTGGTGCGCCGCGCCTGCATCGCCACCAAGCGCACCTTCACCACCTCGTATCACACGAAATTTCCGGAATATCTGCGCGCCCGGGCCCCGGTGCCGGAGCGCCTGACCTATGCCTGGCTGCGCTCCTTCCACAATGCAGGCGGCGGCGTCATGGTCTCCACCGCGACGCTGGAGCGCGATCTTGAGGCCCGCGGCTTCAAGCGGCTGATGCGCTGGACCCGCGGCGTCGATGCCGAGCTGTTCCGCCCGCGCCCCGAGGCAACGCTGAACCTGCCGCGTCCCATCTTCACCTTCGTCGGCCGGGTGGCGGTCGAGAAGAACATCGAGGCCTTCCTCGCCCTCGACCTGCCTGGCTCGAAGGTGGTGGTGGGCGGCGGTCCGGCGTTGGCGAGCCTGAAGGAGCGTTTCCCGCAGGCGCATTTCCTCGGACCGAAGGAGGGCGAGGATCTCGCCTACGTCTATTCGGCGAGCGACGTCTTCGTCTTTCCGAGCCGCACCGACACCTACGGCATCGTGCTTCTGGAAGCGCTGGCCAGCGGGCTGCCGGTCGCGGCCTATCCCGTCACCGGGCCGCTCGACGTCATCGGCCCGGAGCAGGGGACCATCGGCATCCTCGACGAGGACCTGCGCACCGCCTGCCTCAAGGCGCTGGAACTTTCGCCGCTCGCAGCGCGGGAATTCGCTCTGCGCCACACCTGGCGGGAGAGTGCCCGCCAGTTCCTCGACAACGTGCTGATCGCGCACGACATCGGCCCGATCGCGCGGCGCTATCGCCTGCTGCGGCGGCCTCGGATATTGTCGCGCGCATGA
- a CDS encoding UDP-2,3-diacylglucosamine diphosphatase has product MSDSPEERRFRALFISDVHLGTKGCQADLFLDFLKYHDADTIYLVGDIVDGWRLRASWYWPQKHNDVVQKLLRKGRKGARIVYLPGNHDEFLRDYYGMHFGGIEVVESIIHETAAGKRYLVIHGDVFDVVVRHAKWLAFLGDGAYSFALLVNTYVNLVRRKLGLTYWSLSQWAKLKVKNAVNFIGKFEEALAEEARRQKVDGVICGHIHHAIEHDTHGVHYVNCGDWVESCTAIAEHEDGRLEIIYWAKQVRAAELSGEPLQGARAAA; this is encoded by the coding sequence GTGAGCGACAGCCCTGAAGAACGCCGGTTCCGTGCGCTGTTCATCTCCGACGTCCATCTTGGGACGAAGGGATGTCAGGCGGATCTCTTTCTCGATTTTCTCAAGTATCATGACGCAGATACCATCTATCTGGTCGGCGATATCGTCGATGGATGGCGGTTGCGTGCTTCGTGGTACTGGCCGCAGAAGCACAATGACGTCGTGCAGAAGCTGCTGCGCAAGGGCCGCAAGGGCGCGCGCATCGTCTATCTGCCCGGCAATCACGATGAATTCCTGCGCGATTACTACGGCATGCACTTCGGCGGCATCGAGGTGGTGGAAAGCATCATCCACGAGACCGCCGCGGGCAAGCGCTACCTTGTCATCCATGGCGACGTGTTCGACGTGGTGGTGCGCCACGCCAAGTGGCTCGCCTTCCTGGGCGACGGCGCCTATTCGTTCGCCCTGCTGGTGAACACCTACGTCAACCTCGTGCGCCGCAAGCTCGGCCTCACCTATTGGTCGCTCAGCCAGTGGGCGAAGCTGAAGGTGAAGAATGCGGTGAACTTCATCGGCAAGTTCGAGGAAGCGCTCGCCGAGGAGGCCCGCCGCCAGAAGGTGGATGGCGTCATCTGCGGCCACATCCACCACGCCATCGAGCACGACACCCACGGCGTCCATTACGTCAACTGCGGCGACTGGGTGGAGAGCTGCACCGCTATTGCGGAGCATGAAGACGGCCGGCTTGAAATCATCTATTGGGCGAAGCAGGTGCGGGCCGCGGAACTCTCCGGCGAACCGCTCCAGGGAGCGCGCGCGGCGGCCTGA
- a CDS encoding fumarylacetoacetate hydrolase family protein, which produces MKLVRFGAPGQEKPGLIDSSGKIRDLSGVVSDIGGEVLTRAGLAKIAALDPAGLPLAPEGVRLGSCVARPGNFIAVGLNYADHAAETNNPIPEEPVLFNKAPNCVVGPNDDVMVPKNSQKLDWEVELVIVIGDRARYVDEKDALKHVAGYTICNDVSERHFQIERAGQWTKGKGSETFGPLGPWMVTTDELTDTSSLGMWLEVNGERVQNGSTKTMIFNVAYLVSYISQFMVLDPGDIITTGTPPGVGLGFKPPRYLKAGDVVRLGIDGLGEQQQTIVPFKL; this is translated from the coding sequence ATGAAGCTCGTCCGCTTCGGCGCCCCAGGTCAGGAAAAGCCGGGTCTAATCGATTCAAGCGGGAAGATCCGCGACCTGTCCGGCGTCGTCTCCGACATTGGCGGCGAGGTTCTCACCCGCGCCGGTCTTGCCAAGATCGCGGCCCTCGATCCCGCCGGCCTGCCGCTGGCGCCCGAGGGCGTGCGCCTCGGCTCCTGCGTGGCGCGGCCCGGCAACTTCATCGCCGTGGGCCTCAATTATGCGGACCACGCGGCCGAAACGAACAATCCGATTCCCGAGGAGCCGGTGCTGTTCAACAAGGCGCCGAACTGCGTGGTCGGCCCCAATGACGACGTGATGGTCCCCAAGAATTCCCAGAAACTCGACTGGGAAGTGGAACTGGTCATCGTCATCGGCGACCGCGCCCGCTATGTGGACGAGAAGGACGCCCTCAAGCACGTCGCCGGCTACACGATCTGCAACGACGTGTCCGAGCGTCACTTCCAGATCGAGCGCGCCGGCCAGTGGACCAAGGGCAAGGGCAGCGAGACCTTCGGCCCGCTCGGCCCCTGGATGGTCACCACGGACGAACTGACCGACACCTCCAGCCTCGGCATGTGGCTCGAGGTGAACGGCGAACGGGTGCAGAACGGCTCGACGAAGACGATGATCTTCAACGTCGCCTATCTCGTCTCCTACATCAGCCAGTTCATGGTGCTCGATCCCGGCGACATCATCACCACCGGCACCCCGCCCGGCGTCGGCCTCGGCTTCAAGCCGCCGCGCTATCTGAAGGCGGGCGACGTGGTGCGCCTTGGCATCGACGGCCTCGGCGAGCAGCAGCAGACCATCGTGCCGTTCAAGCTCTGA
- a CDS encoding carboxylate-amine ligase — MSNDYRFGIEEEFFVVDAETKAALRRMPSGFFDALRDRLGDSITVELLQSQLEMATAPTDRIGDALDELRDLRHIAGRVAAEHGLGFIAAGTHPTASWDNVRATKANRYDGLMQDLQMLGERNMVCGLHVHVELPDPDLRVDVMRRITPYLPHFIALSTSSPFWGSRQTGLMGYRLAAYDELPRTGLPELFEDNAAYEEYVAALVGARAISDSSYVWWAIRPSQKHPTLELRAPDACTRVEDAVALAALYRSLVRFLVRHPEHHRHIGAVDRAIANENKWRAQRYGIHGSFVDLAEQRAIQVRDALDQLIALVADDAEDLGCLDALLHLRTIPDAGTSADMQIAVYQEAHHRTGNRGEALQAVKTWLAHATLQ, encoded by the coding sequence ATGTCCAATGATTATCGCTTCGGCATCGAGGAAGAGTTCTTCGTCGTGGATGCCGAGACTAAAGCGGCGCTGCGCCGGATGCCGTCCGGCTTCTTCGATGCGCTGCGCGATCGCCTCGGCGACTCCATCACGGTCGAACTGCTCCAGTCGCAGCTCGAAATGGCCACCGCTCCGACGGACCGCATCGGCGACGCGCTCGATGAGCTGCGCGACCTGCGCCACATTGCCGGGCGCGTCGCAGCCGAACACGGCCTTGGCTTCATCGCCGCCGGCACCCATCCCACCGCGAGCTGGGACAATGTGCGCGCCACCAAGGCCAACCGCTACGACGGGTTGATGCAGGATCTGCAGATGCTCGGCGAGCGCAACATGGTGTGCGGCCTGCACGTTCATGTGGAACTGCCCGATCCGGACCTGCGCGTGGACGTCATGCGGCGTATCACGCCCTATCTGCCCCACTTCATCGCCCTGTCCACCTCCTCGCCCTTCTGGGGCTCGCGGCAGACCGGCCTGATGGGCTATCGCCTTGCGGCCTATGACGAGCTGCCCCGCACTGGCCTGCCCGAGTTGTTCGAGGACAATGCGGCCTATGAGGAATATGTGGCGGCGCTCGTGGGCGCGCGGGCCATCAGCGATTCGAGCTACGTGTGGTGGGCGATCCGCCCCTCGCAGAAGCATCCGACCCTGGAGCTGAGGGCGCCCGACGCCTGCACGCGGGTGGAGGATGCGGTGGCGCTCGCCGCCCTCTATCGCTCGCTCGTGCGCTTCCTCGTGCGCCATCCCGAGCACCACCGGCATATCGGCGCGGTGGACCGGGCCATCGCCAACGAGAACAAATGGCGAGCCCAGCGCTACGGCATCCACGGCTCGTTCGTGGACCTCGCGGAACAGCGCGCGATCCAGGTGCGCGATGCCCTCGACCAGCTCATCGCCCTCGTGGCCGATGATGCCGAGGATCTCGGCTGCCTCGATGCACTGCTCCATTTGCGCACCATTCCGGACGCCGGCACCAGCGCCGACATGCAGATCGCCGTCTATCAGGAGGCGCACCACCGCACGGGCAACCGCGGTGAGGCCCTCCAGGCGGTGAAGACCTGGCTCGCTCACGCCACGCTCCAGTGA
- a CDS encoding 16S rRNA (uracil(1498)-N(3))-methyltransferase, translating to MPDHDFRAQRLFVREDLAADTTFSLPSEQAHYVANVIRLPVRGGLLVFNGRDGEWRATRIEGGKKEVRLSIGGQTRPQPAAAGLTYAFAPLKHARLDYMVQKAVEMGAGVLAPVLTQHTQIPRVNGERMEANAIEAAEQCGILTIPSVRAPQGLSAFLGARPADDMLVFCDEAAPVADPLVALRPAAGGPITVLIGPEGGFSADERTLLHRQERVIVIALGPRILRADTAGVAALALVQAVCGDWRPTSG from the coding sequence ATGCCCGATCATGATTTCCGCGCCCAGCGCCTGTTCGTTCGCGAGGATCTTGCTGCGGACACCACCTTCTCGCTGCCGTCGGAGCAGGCCCATTACGTCGCGAACGTGATTCGCCTGCCCGTGCGCGGCGGCCTGCTGGTCTTCAACGGGCGGGACGGGGAGTGGCGGGCGACCCGCATCGAGGGCGGCAAGAAAGAGGTACGCCTGTCCATCGGCGGCCAGACCCGACCCCAGCCGGCTGCCGCCGGCCTCACCTACGCCTTCGCGCCGCTGAAGCACGCCCGCCTCGATTACATGGTCCAGAAGGCCGTGGAGATGGGCGCCGGCGTGCTGGCACCAGTGCTGACCCAGCACACGCAGATTCCCCGGGTGAACGGCGAGCGCATGGAGGCGAACGCCATCGAGGCGGCCGAACAATGCGGCATCCTCACCATCCCGTCGGTGCGCGCCCCGCAGGGGCTTTCCGCCTTTCTCGGCGCCCGGCCGGCCGACGACATGCTCGTGTTCTGCGACGAGGCCGCGCCCGTCGCCGACCCGCTCGTGGCGCTGCGGCCTGCGGCGGGCGGGCCCATCACCGTCCTGATCGGTCCGGAAGGCGGCTTCTCCGCGGACGAGCGGACGCTTCTGCATCGGCAGGAGCGTGTGATCGTCATCGCACTCGGGCCGCGAATCCTGCGCGCCGACACGGCAGGGGTCGCAGCACTCGCGCTCGTTCAGGCGGTGTGCGGGGACTGGAGACCCACTTCCGGTTGA
- a CDS encoding c-type cytochrome, whose protein sequence is MTRILLAVLALAASTALASADADVAKGEQAFKKCMACHAVGPEAKTKVGPPLNGIVGAKWAHFEGYAYSEDIKAGAAAGKVWDEATLNDYLTNPKVLAPKGKMAFIGIKNEAERADLIAYLAQFNADGSKK, encoded by the coding sequence ATGACTCGTATTCTGCTTGCTGTTCTGGCCCTTGCGGCCTCCACGGCGCTGGCGTCCGCCGATGCGGACGTGGCCAAGGGCGAACAGGCGTTCAAGAAGTGCATGGCCTGCCATGCCGTCGGCCCCGAAGCCAAGACCAAGGTCGGCCCGCCTCTGAACGGCATCGTCGGCGCCAAGTGGGCCCATTTCGAGGGCTATGCCTATTCCGAGGACATCAAGGCTGGCGCTGCCGCGGGCAAGGTGTGGGACGAGGCGACCCTCAACGACTACCTGACCAATCCCAAGGTTCTCGCTCCCAAGGGCAAGATGGCGTTCATCGGCATCAAGAACGAAGCCGAGCGCGCCGACCTCATCGCCTATCTGGCGCAGTTCAACGCCGACGGGTCGAAGAAGTGA